A genomic segment from Stappia indica encodes:
- a CDS encoding methionine gamma-lyase — MTRSNRPLGFATRAIHHGYDPLANEGALTPPVHLTSTFAFETAEAGGEMFAGERAGHVYSRISNPTLSLLEERMAVLEGGEAAIAFGSGMGAITAVMWTLLSPGDEILVDKTLYGCTFAFFRHGLAKFGITVTHVDMRDPENVAAAISSRTRIVYFETPANPNMRLVDIAAVSRIARAAGARTVVDNTYATPVLTRPLELGADIVVHSATKYLGGHGDLIAGIAVGSAEDMHQVRLVGLKDMTGAVMAPLTAHLIMRGLKTLELRMERHCASAQAAAQLLEDHPAVAAVHYPGLASFAQHGLAARQMPGFGGMIAFELVGGMRSGIAFLDALVLARRAVSLGDAETLVQHPASMTHSTYTPQERQEHGISDGLIRLSVGLETPQDILADLAQALDKVWRVAA; from the coding sequence ATGACCCGCAGCAATCGTCCGCTCGGCTTTGCCACCCGCGCCATCCATCACGGCTACGATCCGCTCGCCAATGAGGGCGCGCTGACGCCGCCGGTGCACCTGACCTCGACCTTTGCCTTCGAGACCGCGGAAGCGGGCGGCGAGATGTTCGCCGGCGAGCGGGCGGGCCATGTCTACAGCCGCATCTCCAACCCGACGCTCAGCCTGCTGGAAGAGCGCATGGCGGTGCTGGAAGGCGGCGAGGCGGCCATTGCCTTCGGCTCCGGCATGGGCGCGATCACCGCGGTGATGTGGACCCTGCTGTCGCCGGGCGACGAGATCCTGGTCGACAAGACGCTCTACGGCTGCACCTTCGCCTTCTTCCGCCACGGGCTGGCGAAGTTCGGCATCACCGTCACCCATGTCGACATGCGTGACCCGGAAAACGTCGCGGCCGCGATCTCGTCGCGCACCCGCATCGTCTATTTCGAGACGCCGGCCAATCCGAACATGCGCCTCGTCGACATCGCCGCCGTGTCGCGGATCGCCCGCGCGGCCGGCGCCCGCACCGTGGTCGACAACACCTATGCGACGCCGGTGCTGACCCGGCCGCTGGAACTGGGCGCCGACATCGTCGTCCATTCGGCCACCAAGTATCTCGGCGGCCATGGCGACCTGATCGCCGGCATCGCCGTCGGCTCAGCCGAGGACATGCACCAGGTGCGGCTTGTCGGGCTGAAGGACATGACCGGTGCGGTGATGGCGCCGCTGACCGCGCATCTGATCATGCGCGGGCTGAAGACGCTGGAGCTGCGGATGGAGCGCCACTGCGCCAGCGCGCAGGCTGCTGCGCAGCTGCTGGAGGATCATCCCGCGGTGGCCGCCGTCCACTATCCGGGCCTGGCGAGCTTTGCCCAGCATGGGTTGGCCGCGCGCCAGATGCCAGGCTTCGGCGGCATGATTGCCTTCGAACTGGTCGGCGGCATGCGGTCCGGCATCGCGTTCCTGGATGCGCTGGTGCTCGCCCGCCGCGCCGTGAGCCTCGGCGATGCGGAAACGCTGGTCCAGCACCCAGCCAGCATGACGCACTCGACCTACACGCCGCAGGAACGGCAGGAGCATGGCATTTCCGACGGGCTGATCCGCCTGTCGGTCGGGCTGGAGACGCCGCAGGACATTCTCGCCGACCTTGCCCAGGCGCTCGACAAGGTCTGGCGTGTGGCCGCCTGA
- a CDS encoding 1-deoxy-D-xylulose-5-phosphate synthase N-terminal domain-containing protein: MDSTRKAELKAIEKKLLWLACWTIHNANHLREKGDGMKVGGHQASCASMVSIMTALYFDCLRPQDRVAVKPHASPVFHAMQYLAGNQTREKLEAFRAYGGAQSYPSRTKDIDDVDFSTGSVGLGVAITAFSSMVQDYLAAKPWAAKRPEGRMIALVGDAELDEGNIYEALQEGWKHGLRNTWWIIDYNRQSLDGVVREGLAGRIEAIFGAFGWDVVRLKYGALQKAAFEEPGGEALRSWIDGCPNALYSALAFQGGAAWRKRLLDDIGDQGDATALIERRSDAELQELMTNLGGHCLETLGETFAEQARHDRPTAFVAYTIKGWNTPLAGHKDNHAGLMTPGQMEEFRATMKVREGHEWDYAEGLDIDEAALREAVLSTPFFAAGRRRHHAEPVATTGPVALDDKVLSTQAGFGKILDQIARSDSKLAERIVTTSPDVTVSTNLGPWVNRRGLFARDAVADTFRDERIPSAQKWAFSPEGQHIELGIAEMNLFLLLGAAGLSHSLFGERLIPVGTLYDPFISRGLDALNYACYQDARFLLVATPSGVTLAPEGGAHQSVATPLIGMSQDGLASFEPAWLDELSTIMDWSFDYLQRGGEGDPDERTWLRDETGGSVYLRLSTRALEQPMRRDDEAFRRGVIDGAYWLREPGPNCEVVIAYQGAVGPEAIEAAGRIGGDRRDIGVLAVTSADRLNAGWHAAMRMRKRGHRGAMSHIERLLSPLPAHCTMITVIDGHPATLAWLGSVCGHRTAALGVEHFGQTGTVADLYHHFGIDADAIVAAASELAPGRPVRLVNPL, translated from the coding sequence ATGGACAGCACCCGCAAGGCCGAATTGAAGGCCATCGAGAAGAAACTCCTGTGGCTCGCCTGCTGGACGATCCACAACGCCAACCACCTGAGGGAAAAGGGCGACGGCATGAAGGTCGGCGGCCACCAGGCCTCCTGCGCCTCGATGGTGTCGATCATGACCGCGCTCTATTTCGACTGCCTGCGCCCGCAGGACCGGGTGGCGGTGAAGCCGCATGCCTCGCCCGTCTTCCACGCCATGCAGTATCTGGCCGGCAACCAGACGCGCGAGAAGCTGGAGGCGTTCCGCGCCTATGGCGGCGCGCAGTCCTATCCCAGCCGCACCAAGGACATCGACGACGTCGATTTCTCCACCGGCTCGGTCGGCCTCGGTGTCGCCATAACCGCCTTCTCCTCGATGGTGCAGGACTACCTCGCCGCCAAGCCCTGGGCGGCGAAGCGCCCCGAGGGGCGGATGATCGCGCTGGTCGGCGATGCCGAGCTCGACGAGGGCAATATCTACGAGGCGCTGCAGGAGGGCTGGAAGCACGGCCTGCGCAACACCTGGTGGATCATCGACTACAACCGCCAGAGCCTCGACGGCGTCGTGCGCGAGGGGCTGGCCGGGCGGATCGAGGCGATCTTCGGCGCCTTCGGCTGGGACGTGGTGCGGCTGAAATACGGCGCGCTGCAGAAGGCGGCCTTCGAGGAGCCGGGCGGCGAAGCCCTGCGCAGCTGGATCGACGGCTGCCCGAACGCGCTCTACTCGGCGCTCGCCTTCCAGGGAGGCGCTGCCTGGCGCAAGCGCCTGCTCGACGATATCGGCGACCAGGGCGATGCAACGGCGCTGATCGAGCGGCGGAGCGATGCCGAGCTGCAGGAGCTGATGACCAATCTCGGCGGCCATTGCCTGGAGACGCTGGGCGAGACCTTCGCCGAGCAGGCGCGCCACGACCGCCCGACCGCCTTCGTCGCCTACACGATCAAGGGCTGGAACACCCCGCTCGCCGGCCACAAGGACAACCATGCCGGCCTGATGACGCCCGGCCAGATGGAAGAGTTCCGCGCCACCATGAAGGTGCGCGAGGGGCACGAATGGGACTACGCCGAGGGCCTCGACATCGACGAGGCGGCGCTGCGCGAGGCGGTGCTGTCGACGCCGTTCTTCGCCGCCGGCCGTCGCCGACACCATGCCGAGCCGGTGGCGACCACCGGCCCGGTTGCGCTCGACGACAAGGTGCTGTCGACCCAGGCCGGCTTCGGCAAGATCCTCGACCAGATCGCCCGCTCGGATTCGAAGCTCGCCGAGCGCATCGTCACCACCTCGCCGGACGTGACCGTTTCCACCAATCTCGGCCCCTGGGTGAACCGGCGCGGCCTGTTCGCCCGCGACGCGGTGGCCGACACGTTTCGCGACGAGCGGATCCCGTCCGCGCAGAAATGGGCCTTCTCGCCGGAGGGCCAGCATATCGAGCTGGGCATCGCCGAGATGAACCTGTTCCTGCTCCTGGGTGCGGCCGGCCTGTCGCACTCGCTGTTCGGCGAGCGGCTGATCCCGGTCGGCACGCTCTACGATCCGTTCATCTCGCGCGGCCTCGATGCGCTGAACTATGCCTGTTACCAGGATGCCCGCTTCCTGCTGGTGGCAACGCCCTCGGGCGTGACGCTGGCGCCTGAGGGCGGCGCGCACCAGTCGGTGGCAACGCCGCTGATCGGCATGAGCCAGGACGGGCTCGCCTCGTTCGAGCCGGCCTGGCTGGACGAGCTGTCGACCATCATGGACTGGAGCTTCGACTATCTGCAGCGCGGCGGCGAGGGCGATCCGGACGAGCGCACCTGGCTGCGCGACGAGACCGGCGGCTCGGTCTATCTGCGCCTGTCGACGAGGGCGCTGGAGCAGCCGATGCGCCGGGACGACGAGGCGTTCCGCCGCGGCGTCATCGACGGCGCCTACTGGCTGCGCGAGCCCGGCCCCAATTGCGAGGTGGTGATCGCCTATCAGGGCGCGGTCGGCCCGGAAGCCATCGAGGCGGCAGGCCGCATCGGCGGCGACCGCCGCGACATCGGCGTGCTGGCGGTGACCTCCGCCGACCGGCTCAACGCCGGATGGCACGCGGCGATGCGCATGCGCAAGCGCGGCCATCGCGGCGCCATGAGCCATATCGAGCGGCTGCTGTCGCCGTTGCCGGCGCATTGCACGATGATCACGGTGATCGATGGCCATCCGGCGACGCTCGCCTGGCTCGGCTCGGTCTGCGGCCACCGCACGGCGGCGCTGGGCGTCGAGCATTTCGGCCAGACCGGCACCGTTGCCGACCTTTACCACCACTTCGGCATCGATGCGGATGCCATCGTCGCCGCCGCCTCGGAATTGGCGCCGGGGCGCCCGGTGCGGCTAGTCAATCCGCTCTGA
- the hslV gene encoding ATP-dependent protease subunit HslV codes for MQAQHDPTGWHGTTILSVRKGGKVVIAGDGQVSLGQTVIKHTARKVRPLAKGEVIAGFAGATADAFTLFERLEAKLEQYPGQLMRACVELAKDWRTDRYLRRLEAMMLVADKSVSLVLTGTGDVLEPEGGVMGIGSGGNYALAAARALADSELDAETIARRAMAIAAEICVYTNGNLTIETLDAD; via the coding sequence ATGCAGGCACAGCACGATCCCACGGGCTGGCACGGCACCACCATCCTCAGCGTCCGCAAGGGCGGCAAGGTGGTGATCGCCGGCGACGGGCAGGTCTCCCTCGGCCAGACCGTGATCAAGCATACGGCGCGCAAGGTGCGTCCGCTCGCCAAGGGCGAGGTGATTGCCGGTTTTGCCGGTGCCACCGCCGACGCCTTCACCTTGTTCGAGCGGCTCGAAGCCAAGCTGGAGCAGTATCCGGGCCAGCTGATGCGCGCCTGCGTCGAGTTGGCCAAGGACTGGCGGACCGACCGCTACCTGCGCCGCCTCGAGGCGATGATGCTGGTGGCCGACAAGTCGGTGTCGCTGGTGCTGACCGGCACCGGCGACGTGCTGGAGCCGGAAGGCGGCGTCATGGGCATCGGCTCGGGCGGCAACTACGCGCTGGCCGCCGCCCGCGCGCTGGCGGACTCGGAGCTCGACGCCGAGACCATCGCCCGCCGGGCCATGGCGATCGCCGCCGAGATCTGCGTCTACACCAACGGCAACCTCACCATCGAGACGCTGGATGCCGATTGA